From a region of the Ammospiza nelsoni isolate bAmmNel1 chromosome 24, bAmmNel1.pri, whole genome shotgun sequence genome:
- the LOC132083492 gene encoding sperm surface protein Sp17-like — MSIAAANTSMRVPAGFRNLLEGLAREVLREQPTDVVAFAAQYFQKLLESREAGGIDPVAWGAMLEDDRLTWPPSEARPEESALRRQAAPLNLPPAPGELPGKRDPAGAPRPPLAAHPPSAMDCCNEGACTKLDEDILDIPLDDPDANAAAAKIQASFRGHMTRKKIKGGEIDRKTKDAECANSTRGGDLRNGD; from the exons ATGTCCATCGCCGCCGCCAACACCAGCATGAGGGTGCCCGCCGGCTTCCGGAACCTGCTGGAGGGGCTGGCGCGGGAAGTGCTGCGGGAGCAGCCCACCGACGTGGTGGCCTTTGCAGCACAGTACTTCCAaaagctgctggagagcagagagg ctggtgGCATTGACCCGGTGGCGTGGGGAGCCATGCTGGAGGACGACCGTCTCACCTGGCCTCCTTCCGAG GCTCGCCCGGAGGAAAGCGCATTACGTAGGCAAGCGGCTCCGctcaacttgccacctgcgCCGGGAGAGCTGCCGGGGAAGCGAGATCCTGCCGGAGCCCCTCGCCCGCCGCTGGCCGCCCACCCGCCCTCCGCCATGGACTGCTGCAAT GAGGGAGCCTGCACAAAGCTGGACGAGGACATCCTGGACATCCCTTTGGACGATCCCGATGCCAACGCGGCAGCTGCCAAGATCCAGGCTAGTTTCCGTGGCCATATGACCCGCAAGAAGATCAAAGGGGGCGAGATCGATCGGAAAACCAAGGACGCCGAGTGCGCCAACAGCACCCGCGGCGGCGACCTCCGCAACGGCGACTAG
- the PANX3 gene encoding pannexin-3 has translation MSLSHTAAEYMLSDALLPDPSSSRAKGLRLELPSDRLLKFVTVGLPLFLVSLAFAREFSAGSQISCFSPTNFTGKQSAYTDTACWDSLIHHGFDAEGRAITKSLWALKAFPYSLLVVAVLMYLPYLLWRYAAAPALHCDLLFIIDELDKSYNRSVRLVQHMKKVQQASAEPEQFWEEYERARQERYFEFPLLERYLTCKQHAHGLVFIYILRNLLLLLFLAATCLYLVFLHLNIFFQDEFSCSIKTGLLEAEPHIPSLIPCKLVFFSVFQLISLSVGSVYVLLIPVVIYNALQLCQWDKGLLSVYEMLPAFDLLSRRMLTCPLNDLNVILLFLRANISELTSFSRLNAVSALREATANKEDIDTVIDFMTLLAGLETTKPKHQSCTPEAEGSTALSNGAALEPKPGVERMGKASRDSLGSA, from the exons ATGTCCCTGTCGCACACGGCTGCCGAGTACATGCTCTCTGATGCTCTGCTCCCGGACCCCAGCAGTTCCCGAGCCAAGGGCTTGCGGCTGGAGCTGCCGAGCGATCGCCTGCTGAAGTTTGTCACCGTGGGGCTGCCCCTCTTCCTCGTCTCGCTGGCTTTCGCCCGGGAGTTCTCTGCTG GCTCCCAGATCAGCTGCTTCTCTCCCACCAACTTCACGGGGAAGCAGTCCGCCTACACCGACACGGCTTGCTGGGACTCCCTCATCCACCATGGCTTCGATGCCGAGGGACGTGCTATCACCAAGTCCCTCTGGGCTCTCAAG GCCTTCCCCTACTCGCTGCTGGTGGTGGCGGTGCTGATGTACCTGCCGTACCTGCTGTGGCGCTACGCTGCTGCCCCCGCCCTGCACTGCGACCTCCTCTTCATCATCGACGAGCTGGACAAATCCTACAACCGCTCCGTGCGCCTGGTGCAGCACATGAAGAAGGTGCAGCAGGCCAGTGCTGAGCCAGAGCAATTCTGGGAGGAGTACGAGAG GGCCCGCCAGGAGAGGTATTTCGAGTTCCCGTTGCTGGAGCGGTACCTGACCTGCAAGCAGCATGCCCACGGCCTGGTGTTCATCTACATCCTGAGgaacctgctcctgctcctcttcttgGCTGCCACCTGCCTCTACCTGGTCTTTCTCCACCTTAACATCTTCTTCCAGGATGAGTTCAGCTGCTCCATCAAAACGGGGTTGCTCGAGGCAGAGCCGCACATCCCGTCGCTCATCCCTTGCAAGCTGGTCTTCTTCTCCGTCTTCCAGCTCATCAGCCTCTCCGTTGGCAGTGTCTATGTCCTCCTCATCCCCGTGGTCATCTACAAcgccctgcagctctgccagtggGACAAGGGGCTGCTCTCTGTCTATGAGATGCTGCCTGCCTTCGACCTGCTCAGTCGCAGGATGCTCACCTGCCCCCTCAACGACCTCAATgtcatcctcctcttcctccgtGCCAACATCTCCGAGCTGACCTCCTTCAGCCGCCTCAACGCCGTCAGCGCCCTGAGGGAAGCCACTGCCAACAAGGAGGACATCGACACTGTCATTGACTTCATGAcactgctggctgggctggagaccACCAAGCCCAAACACCAATCCTGCACCCCCGAGGCCgaaggcagcacagccctctcCAATGGTGCAGCCCTAG AACCAAAGCCTGGAGTGGAAAGGATGGGAAAAGCCTCACGGGACTCACTCGGCTCTGCCTGa
- the SIAE gene encoding sialate O-acetylesterase, whose product MAAWALLALLALAPAAAGGMLSFASYYGDHMVLQQKPSGAVVWGHGELGAVVTLTLSGASGLVIMEKTAQVKGPSGTWRAVLNPMDRGGPYALTAEQGLENVTLWDIYFGDVWLCSGQSNMAMTLLQVANASQELAAAAHYPYVRVFAAAPARSTVELEDLEQIDLPWSIPTAEILGHGNFTYFSAVCWLLGRSLYEALGTPIGLVEVAWGGTPIEAWSSRRVLQACGLPEDTGSTSPHQHHSGPKTPSVLWNAMIHPLLNMTLRGVAWYQGEENTLLNTDQYNCTFPALIADWRWAFHTGSAGQTEPRLPFGFVQLSTYRRESADDSFARLRWHQTADLGVVPNARMPSTFMAVAMDLGDEHSPYGSVHPRDKQSVAHRLLLGALAVAYGHKGLVFQGPFPTRAVLEVTRGLLNVTYSQELIWRQRDAQAFEVCCSSPASPCQWLLAPVVAVRSHTVTLALSGCRTLVLGLRYAWAEWPCEYLACPLYNSQGLPAPSFLLDTVPAGSTAEGRELLLLPSSGFPLN is encoded by the exons ATGGCGGCGTGGgcgctgctggcgctgctggcTCTGGCTCCGGCGGCCGCAG GGGGGATGCTCAGCTTTGCCTCCTACTATGGTGACCACatggtgctgcagcagaagcCCTCGGGGGCCGTGGTGTGGGGCCATGGGGAGCTCGGGGCCGTGGTGACCCTGACTCTCTCAGGTGCCAGTGGCCTCGTCATCATGGAGAAAACAGCACAGGTTAAAG gaCCTTCTGGGACTTGGAGAGCTGTCCTGAACCCAATGGATCGGGGCGGTCCCTATGCACTgacagctgagcagggcttggagAACGTGACACTGTGGGACATCTACTTTGGAGACGTGTGGCTTTGCAGTGGGCAGAGCAACATGGCAATGACACTCCTGCAG GTGGCCAATGCCAGCCAGGAGCTCGCTGCCGCCGCTCACTATCCCTACGTCCGTGTCTTTGCTGCGGCGCCTGCCCGCTCCACCGTGGAGCTGGAGGACCTGGAGCAGATTGATTTGCCATGGTCCATCCCAACAGCTG AAATCCTGGGCCACGGGAATTTCACCTACTTCTCGGCCGTGTGCTGGCTCTTGGGGCGCTCCCTGTATGAGGCTCTGGGGACCCCCATCGGGCTGGTGGAGGTGGCCTGGGGAGGGACCCCCATCGAGGCCTGGTCCTCCCGCCGGGTTCTGCAGGCATGTGGGCTCCCAGAGGACACAGGGAG CACCTCCCCACATCAGCATCACTCTGGCCCAAAAACACCCTCGGTGCTCTGGAATGCCATGATCCACCCACTGCTCAACATGACCCTGCGGGGCGTCGCTTGGTACCAGG GTGAGGAGAATACCCTGCTAAACACAGACCAGTACAACTGCACCTTCCCTGCACTCATTGCTGACTGGCGCTGGGCGTTCCACACCGGATCAGCCGGACAGACGGAGCCACGTCTCCCCTTTGGCTTTGTGCAG CTGTCCACCTACCGCCGTGAGAGTGCAGATGACAGCTTTGCCCGGCTCCGCTGGCACCAGACAGCCGACCTGGGCGTTGTTCCCAACGCCAGGATGCCCAGCACTTTCATGGCTGTGGCCATGGATCTGGGGGATGAGCACTCTCCCTATGGCAG TGTCCACCCCCGCGACAAGCAGAGCGTGGCTCACCGACTGCTGCTGGGTGCCTTGGCTGTGGCCTATGGGCACAAGGGCCTCGTGTTCCAGGGACCATTTCCCACCAGGGCTGTCCTGGAGGTGACCAGGGGGCTGCTGAATGTCACCTACAGCCAGGAGCTCATCTGGCGCCAGAGGGACGCACAGGCATTTGAG gtgtgctgctccagcccggCCTCCCCATGCCAATGGCTGCTGGCACCAGTGGTGGCAGTAAGGTCCCACACGGTGACGCTGGCCCTGAGTGGCTGCAGGACACTCGTGCTGGGGCTGCGCTATGCCTGGGCTGAGTGGCCCTGTGAGTACCTGGCCTGTCCCCTCTACAACTCCCAGGGGCTGCCTGCACCCTCCTTCCTGCTGGACACcgtccctgcagggagcactgctgaagggagggagctgctgctcctccccagctctgggttCCCCCTAAATTAG